A genome region from Bradyrhizobium commune includes the following:
- a CDS encoding amino acid ABC transporter permease → MSHFSPTAAVNYFFNYFLMKGVLVTIGLTVAAVAGGLVLGMGIALMRMSSNPVLSGFSRFYIWFFRGTPLLIQLVVIYSGLPQLGIKFSVITCALVGLILNEAAYLAEIVRSGFMAVSAGQREAAWALSLSPWVTLRRVTLPQAFRLMIPPLGNSINSLLKATSLASVISVEEIMRRSDMLMQEHFQILEVYAAATAYYLILTSVWDAVQRRLEKHFGRSSAVKAKRSAASLPVASVEARA, encoded by the coding sequence ATGAGCCATTTCAGTCCGACGGCCGCCGTCAACTACTTCTTCAACTACTTCCTGATGAAGGGTGTGCTCGTCACCATCGGCCTGACCGTGGCGGCCGTGGCCGGCGGATTGGTTCTCGGCATGGGCATCGCGTTGATGCGCATGTCGTCCAATCCGGTGCTGTCAGGCTTTTCGCGGTTCTACATCTGGTTCTTCCGCGGCACGCCGCTGTTGATCCAGCTCGTCGTGATCTATAGCGGCCTGCCGCAACTGGGGATCAAGTTCAGCGTGATCACCTGCGCACTGGTCGGACTGATCCTCAATGAAGCCGCCTATCTCGCCGAGATCGTGCGCAGCGGTTTCATGGCCGTCTCGGCAGGCCAGCGCGAAGCCGCCTGGGCGCTTAGCCTGTCGCCCTGGGTGACGCTCCGTCGCGTGACCCTGCCGCAGGCGTTCCGGCTGATGATCCCGCCGCTCGGCAACTCCATCAATTCGCTGCTGAAGGCGACGTCGCTCGCCTCCGTGATCTCGGTCGAGGAGATCATGCGCCGCAGCGACATGCTGATGCAGGAGCACTTTCAGATCCTCGAAGTCTATGCGGCGGCGACGGCCTACTACCTGATCCTCACCTCCGTCTGGGATGCGGTTCAGCGTCGTCTTGAGAAGCATTTTGGCCGATCGAGCGCCGTGAAGGCGAAGCGCTCTGCCGCGAGTCTCCCGGTCGCCAGCGTCGAGGCCCGCGCATGA
- a CDS encoding ABC transporter substrate-binding protein, which produces MVSTLLRLSAAAALVLASNAAHAACTPAITDDNLIAPGKLQLSINPTNPPQQFVDKDGQLQGLNVELAVELGKRLCLPVELVRMDFPAMIPAMTAGRIDGMNTGMFWTEERSKLMYMVPYSTQAISVVVAPDSGTKIATENDLIGKSSAVEVSSYQMNWLKKFSDASVAKGGGAVEMRTFPTATNVVSALLAGQVENALLVDSVARDLVGRGRVKEVLSGLGLARTAMAFRNKKVAEAVIKALNTMRADGSYQALFDKFGLTSLPADQPIAIAGPGPA; this is translated from the coding sequence ATGGTCTCGACACTGCTTCGCTTGAGCGCGGCTGCCGCGCTCGTTCTCGCATCCAATGCGGCGCATGCCGCCTGCACGCCCGCGATCACCGACGACAATCTGATTGCGCCGGGCAAGTTGCAGCTCTCCATCAATCCGACCAATCCGCCACAGCAATTCGTCGACAAGGACGGGCAGTTGCAGGGCCTCAATGTGGAACTCGCTGTCGAGCTCGGCAAACGTCTGTGTCTCCCGGTCGAGCTTGTCCGGATGGATTTTCCGGCGATGATCCCGGCCATGACCGCAGGCCGCATCGACGGCATGAATACCGGCATGTTCTGGACCGAGGAACGTTCGAAGCTGATGTACATGGTGCCCTATTCAACCCAGGCGATATCCGTCGTGGTTGCGCCCGATAGCGGCACAAAAATTGCTACCGAAAATGACCTGATCGGTAAATCATCCGCGGTCGAGGTCAGCAGCTATCAGATGAACTGGCTCAAGAAATTCAGCGACGCGAGCGTGGCGAAAGGCGGCGGAGCCGTCGAGATGCGCACGTTCCCGACGGCGACCAACGTCGTGAGTGCGCTGCTCGCGGGGCAGGTGGAGAACGCGCTGCTCGTCGACAGCGTGGCGCGCGATCTTGTCGGCCGCGGCCGCGTCAAGGAAGTCTTGAGCGGGCTTGGCCTTGCGCGCACCGCGATGGCATTCCGCAACAAGAAAGTCGCCGAGGCCGTTATCAAGGCGCTGAACACGATGCGGGCTGACGGCAGCTATCAGGCGCTGTTCGACAAGTTCGGCCTGACCAGCCTGCCCGCGGATCAGCCGATCGCGATCGCCGGCCCGGGCCCGGCCTGA
- a CDS encoding DUF4286 family protein, with product MADESFIHIVRVDIDPEHEAAFNAWYEQRHFPDLLACPGWLSAKRFVSVGDGPKYAAMYEVAGRWAFETPEFLKVRGFGPFESLVKNFVRIQLKPMSGPA from the coding sequence ATGGCGGACGAATCCTTCATCCACATTGTGCGGGTCGATATCGATCCCGAGCATGAAGCGGCGTTCAACGCCTGGTACGAGCAGAGGCATTTTCCGGATCTGCTCGCCTGTCCGGGTTGGCTCTCCGCAAAACGCTTCGTCTCTGTCGGAGACGGGCCGAAATACGCGGCCATGTACGAAGTCGCGGGACGATGGGCGTTCGAGACGCCGGAGTTTCTGAAGGTGAGGGGATTCGGTCCGTTCGAATCCCTGGTGAAGAATTTCGTGCGCATCCAGCTCAAGCCGATGTCGGGACCGGCTTGA
- a CDS encoding dihydrodipicolinate synthase family protein, translating into MSKPMKKPDLRGVTVATVLPFRDDSAIDWDGYARVLDYCACPDGVAAVFVNGHAGEGGSLSDDERQAVIERTRRQIGGKPLLAGIIAHSTAEAIHQSQLAEAAGADCAVLFPPAPLGGGASATSRAPVAFVQAVSSAIGIPVSIFQYPLSSGFGYSPETLAKIAALDSVIAIKEGSDTIFAYDENRRAVKQADPSVAILPSNFNWFLPQLAIGGDGILSGLVSLAPHLFIVLWQAALADDLKAMRAVNERLYPIVRAIYGPAPIMDMHTRMKEGLKALGLIGKADPRPPLLPVLPALCDAIATTVGVARAAGDIRLR; encoded by the coding sequence ATGAGCAAGCCGATGAAGAAGCCTGATCTGCGCGGCGTCACGGTCGCAACCGTGCTGCCCTTTAGGGACGATAGCGCGATCGACTGGGACGGCTACGCCCGCGTGCTCGACTATTGTGCGTGCCCAGACGGAGTGGCGGCCGTGTTCGTCAACGGACATGCCGGCGAGGGCGGATCGCTCTCCGACGACGAGCGCCAGGCCGTGATCGAGCGGACACGTCGGCAGATCGGCGGCAAGCCGCTGCTGGCCGGCATCATCGCGCATTCGACTGCCGAGGCGATCCATCAGTCCCAGCTCGCCGAAGCCGCCGGCGCGGACTGCGCTGTGCTATTCCCGCCGGCGCCACTTGGAGGTGGTGCATCGGCGACCTCGCGCGCGCCGGTGGCCTTCGTGCAGGCGGTCAGTTCCGCCATCGGGATTCCGGTATCGATCTTCCAGTATCCGCTCAGCTCCGGATTCGGCTATTCGCCGGAGACGCTGGCGAAGATTGCTGCGCTCGACAGCGTCATCGCGATCAAGGAGGGCAGCGACACCATCTTCGCCTATGACGAGAACCGGCGGGCGGTCAAGCAGGCCGATCCTTCCGTGGCGATCCTGCCGTCGAATTTCAACTGGTTCCTGCCGCAGCTTGCCATCGGCGGCGACGGCATTCTCTCCGGCCTCGTCAGCCTCGCGCCGCATCTGTTCATCGTGCTGTGGCAGGCCGCGCTTGCCGACGATCTCAAGGCAATGCGCGCCGTCAACGAGCGGCTCTATCCGATCGTCCGGGCGATCTATGGCCCCGCGCCGATCATGGACATGCACACGCGGATGAAGGAGGGGCTGAAGGCGCTTGGCCTGATCGGTAAAGCCGATCCGCGGCCGCCGCTGCTGCCAGTGCTTCCCGCGCTGTGCGACGCCATCGCAACGACCGTCGGCGTCGCGCGCGCGGCCGGCGACATTCGCCTGAGGTAG
- a CDS encoding MaoC family dehydratase, with product MYEPKSFDDLKVNDRVSLSKTITEADGALYIAATGDFGPVHVDEVYASATRFGRRLAPGIMVAGLCTSILTSELVGTIGVSVEDRFWFTGPVFYGDTLTFDVWIAEQHDETRTVIWEASARNEGGLEVLKARASLKFPRRKPS from the coding sequence ATGTACGAGCCGAAATCCTTCGACGATCTGAAGGTCAACGACAGGGTCAGCCTCAGCAAGACCATCACCGAGGCCGATGGTGCGCTGTACATCGCCGCGACCGGCGATTTCGGGCCCGTCCATGTCGATGAGGTCTATGCAAGCGCGACCCGCTTCGGCCGCAGGCTGGCGCCGGGGATCATGGTTGCGGGCCTCTGCACCAGCATCCTCACCAGCGAGCTGGTCGGCACCATCGGCGTGTCGGTGGAGGACCGGTTCTGGTTCACCGGCCCCGTGTTCTACGGCGACACGCTGACCTTCGACGTCTGGATCGCGGAGCAACACGATGAGACCCGAACCGTCATCTGGGAGGCGAGCGCCCGCAATGAAGGTGGTCTCGAAGTGCTGAAGGCGCGCGCGAGCCTGAAATTTCCGCGGCGGAAACCGTCATGA
- a CDS encoding MaoC/PaaZ C-terminal domain-containing protein, translating to MSHSPLKPGAAFAFRKTMTVAEQAMFTGISGNLGGLYVDAVRAKKAGASNMVAFELAVGGLATTCLSQLGGPTRRIGSIALNFAAPVIVGDSVEAKAEIVEVAGDEATCRVTCTLSPSGAIVVDGTAMLVPFAKG from the coding sequence ATGTCTCATTCACCTCTCAAGCCCGGCGCAGCCTTCGCCTTCCGTAAAACGATGACGGTGGCCGAACAGGCGATGTTCACCGGCATCAGCGGCAATCTCGGCGGTCTCTATGTCGATGCCGTCCGCGCCAAGAAGGCGGGCGCCTCCAACATGGTCGCCTTCGAGCTCGCCGTCGGCGGTCTCGCCACCACCTGCCTTAGCCAGCTCGGCGGGCCGACGCGGCGGATCGGAAGCATCGCGCTGAATTTTGCCGCACCGGTGATCGTCGGCGATTCCGTCGAGGCCAAGGCCGAGATCGTCGAGGTCGCCGGCGACGAGGCGACCTGCCGCGTCACCTGCACGTTGTCGCCCTCAGGCGCGATCGTGGTGGATGGCACCGCGATGCTCGTTCCCTTCGCGAAGGGCTGA
- a CDS encoding acyl-CoA dehydrogenase family protein: protein MIDFSIPEDTRLLVDTIRRFVETEVQPLEDEVERTATVPADALAMTKAKAQKLGLYAMNMPADVGGGGLSCVEHCLVEEEFGKTSDALIRRVFGQVYPMLMACKGHQIERYLLPTVRGDKICAMAITEPGAGSDAASISTTAHLDGESWVLNGTKHFISDGDIADYVILMALTDKDKRARGGITLFLVDRGTPGFKVARTQPMMGHRGYGHAELSFEDCRIPKDAVLGEVGGGFKLIMQSVLQIRLAHIGARAVGMAQRALEMMRRHAGERRQFGQLIGDFQMVQKLIADSATEIYGVKMMVMNAAWDIDQGRDARDKVSMIKVAASEMQGRVVDRAIQVFGGMGFSKDLPLERMYRDARVTRIYDGTSEIHRMLVARSTIKNGLQL, encoded by the coding sequence ATGATCGATTTTTCAATTCCTGAGGATACGCGCCTCCTGGTCGATACTATCCGCCGCTTCGTCGAGACGGAAGTGCAGCCGCTTGAGGACGAAGTGGAGCGCACGGCCACGGTGCCGGCCGATGCGCTGGCGATGACAAAAGCCAAGGCGCAGAAGCTCGGTCTCTACGCCATGAACATGCCGGCCGATGTCGGCGGTGGCGGGCTGTCCTGCGTCGAGCACTGCCTCGTCGAGGAGGAATTCGGCAAGACCTCGGACGCGCTGATCCGCCGTGTGTTCGGCCAGGTCTATCCGATGTTGATGGCCTGCAAGGGCCACCAGATCGAGCGCTACCTGTTGCCGACGGTCAGGGGCGACAAGATCTGCGCCATGGCGATCACCGAGCCGGGCGCCGGCTCCGACGCCGCCTCGATCAGCACGACGGCGCATCTCGACGGCGAGTCCTGGGTGCTCAACGGCACCAAGCATTTCATCAGCGACGGCGACATCGCCGACTATGTGATCCTGATGGCGCTGACGGACAAGGACAAGCGGGCCCGCGGCGGCATCACGCTGTTCCTGGTCGACCGCGGCACGCCCGGCTTCAAGGTGGCGCGCACCCAGCCGATGATGGGCCATCGCGGCTACGGCCACGCCGAGCTGTCGTTCGAGGACTGCCGCATCCCGAAGGACGCCGTGCTCGGCGAGGTCGGCGGCGGCTTCAAGCTGATCATGCAGAGCGTGCTCCAGATCAGGCTCGCCCATATCGGCGCGCGCGCCGTCGGCATGGCGCAGCGCGCGCTCGAGATGATGCGCCGGCACGCCGGCGAGCGGCGCCAGTTCGGCCAGCTGATCGGCGACTTCCAGATGGTGCAAAAGCTGATCGCCGATTCCGCCACCGAGATCTATGGCGTCAAGATGATGGTGATGAACGCGGCCTGGGACATCGACCAGGGGCGGGATGCACGCGACAAGGTTTCGATGATCAAGGTCGCGGCCTCGGAGATGCAGGGCCGCGTGGTCGACCGCGCCATCCAGGTGTTCGGCGGCATGGGATTCAGCAAGGACCTGCCGCTGGAGCGCATGTATCGCGATGCGCGGGTCACCCGCATCTATGACGGTACCTCCGAAATCCACCGCATGCTGGTTGCGCGCAGCACCATCAAGAACGGCTTGCAGCTCTAG
- a CDS encoding CaiB/BaiF CoA transferase family protein: MNLLDGVKILSFNHYLAGPLAAQTLADLGADVIAVEPIEGAFQRNWAVANHFVAGDSVNHLATGRNKRSIAVDLKHPDGIAAVKKLVATSDVVMENFRPGTMAKLGLGYETLKTINPGLIYAVATGFGSDGPYKDRPGQDLLLQAMSGLAMRTGRADGEPTAVGAVIVDQHAASLYAMSILAALFARTKTGKGQLVEVNLYQAAIDLQVEPLTAWLNGAPSPTPRGPAGIAAWFSPGPYGVHATADGHLAISMAAPKALAVALDSEELKQFGEADSFSKREEITRIVAIRLKQRSTAEWLPLLEAARIWHAPVQDYRDLESDPQLNHLGVFKTAQSAGGAPIRMVAHPARYDGQTPAVRLVPQRLGAQTREVLGEIGYGAAAIEAMVAAKAVGVAR; the protein is encoded by the coding sequence ATGAACCTGCTCGACGGCGTCAAGATCCTCAGCTTCAATCATTACCTCGCGGGCCCGTTGGCGGCGCAGACGCTCGCCGATCTCGGTGCCGACGTCATCGCGGTCGAGCCGATCGAGGGCGCGTTTCAGCGCAACTGGGCTGTCGCCAACCATTTTGTCGCGGGCGACAGCGTCAATCATCTCGCGACCGGGCGCAACAAGCGCAGCATCGCCGTCGATCTCAAGCATCCCGATGGCATCGCCGCCGTGAAGAAGCTGGTCGCGACCTCGGATGTCGTGATGGAGAATTTCCGCCCGGGGACCATGGCCAAGCTCGGCCTCGGCTACGAGACGCTCAAGACGATCAACCCCGGCCTGATCTATGCGGTCGCAACGGGCTTCGGATCGGATGGTCCCTACAAGGACCGTCCGGGTCAGGATCTCCTGCTTCAGGCGATGTCGGGCCTTGCGATGCGGACCGGGCGTGCCGACGGTGAGCCGACGGCGGTCGGTGCCGTCATCGTCGATCAACACGCAGCCTCGCTCTATGCGATGAGCATTCTCGCGGCGCTGTTCGCGCGGACCAAGACCGGGAAGGGTCAGCTCGTCGAGGTCAACCTGTACCAGGCCGCGATCGATCTCCAGGTCGAGCCGCTGACGGCCTGGCTGAACGGCGCGCCGTCGCCGACGCCGCGCGGGCCGGCCGGCATTGCCGCCTGGTTCAGCCCGGGGCCTTACGGCGTCCACGCCACGGCGGACGGCCATCTCGCGATCTCCATGGCAGCACCCAAGGCGCTGGCGGTCGCGCTGGACAGCGAGGAATTGAAGCAGTTCGGCGAGGCCGACAGTTTTTCGAAGCGAGAGGAGATCACGCGGATCGTTGCTATCAGGCTGAAGCAGAGGTCGACGGCCGAATGGTTACCCTTGCTGGAAGCGGCGCGGATCTGGCACGCGCCGGTGCAGGACTATCGCGATCTCGAATCGGATCCCCAGCTCAACCATCTCGGCGTGTTCAAGACGGCCCAGAGTGCGGGCGGCGCGCCGATCCGGATGGTTGCGCATCCCGCGCGCTATGACGGCCAGACGCCGGCGGTGCGGCTGGTGCCGCAGCGGCTCGGTGCACAGACGCGCGAGGTGCTCGGCGAGATCGGTTACGGCGCCGCCGCCATCGAGGCCATGGTTGCAGCCAAGGCTGTGGGGGTGGCGCGATGA
- a CDS encoding LysR family transcriptional regulator yields the protein MNLRQLEILRAVMRTRSTVAAAKDLGMSQPAVSNAIKHAETALGFLLFDRINKRMIPTQEAQILLAEAEPLFLMQDLISQTAAHLRAGRKGRMRIVATSELSESLLPQVVARFSRDHGGVEISLETQRLDDLLEYVETGVVDIGFAMEPHPRPTLDYLPLAQLDMVCACPADSPLAQLSFVSPTDLRDMPLINARTSSRISSLIQEAFRRSAVNFAPAIDVRFMNVAGHFVEEGLGVTIMDELTASSKRYDRLRSVPFKPKTEVTVSAIVPAGRMQQRLTQSLIRHAREEIAARIAAARQ from the coding sequence ATGAATCTCCGACAGCTCGAAATCCTGCGCGCCGTGATGCGCACGCGATCGACGGTCGCGGCTGCGAAGGATCTCGGCATGTCGCAGCCAGCGGTCAGCAACGCCATCAAGCACGCGGAGACCGCGCTCGGCTTCCTGCTGTTCGATCGCATCAACAAGCGCATGATCCCGACCCAGGAGGCGCAGATCCTGCTCGCGGAAGCCGAGCCGCTGTTCCTGATGCAGGATTTGATCAGCCAGACGGCCGCGCATCTGCGCGCCGGCCGCAAGGGGCGGATGCGCATCGTGGCGACGTCCGAATTGTCGGAGTCGCTGTTGCCGCAGGTGGTCGCGCGGTTCAGCCGCGATCATGGCGGTGTCGAGATTTCGCTGGAGACGCAGCGCCTCGACGATCTCCTCGAATATGTCGAGACCGGTGTCGTCGACATCGGCTTCGCCATGGAGCCGCACCCGCGACCGACGCTGGACTATCTGCCGCTGGCGCAGCTCGACATGGTCTGCGCCTGCCCGGCCGACAGTCCGCTCGCGCAGCTGAGCTTCGTCAGCCCCACCGATTTGCGCGACATGCCGCTGATCAACGCCCGGACGTCGAGCCGCATCAGCAGCCTGATTCAGGAGGCCTTTCGCCGCAGTGCCGTCAACTTCGCACCCGCCATCGACGTGCGCTTCATGAACGTTGCCGGACATTTCGTCGAGGAAGGGCTCGGCGTCACCATCATGGACGAGCTGACGGCCTCCTCGAAGCGCTACGACCGTCTCAGAAGCGTACCGTTCAAGCCGAAGACCGAGGTCACCGTGTCGGCAATCGTGCCCGCCGGCCGCATGCAGCAACGGTTGACGCAATCCCTGATCAGGCACGCGCGCGAGGAGATCGCGGCGCGGATTGCGGCGGCGCGGCAGTGA
- the dapA gene encoding 4-hydroxy-tetrahydrodipicolinate synthase has product MKTFRGTYTVMITPFTPAGDVDVASLRAFVDWQIAEGIHGLIPLGSTGEFLSLDDDEKALVADVVISQAAGRVPVLIGTGAEDTREVVRLSRRAEKLGADGVMIIPPFYSTPTDDELVHHYKTVAEAISLPIMVYNNPATANVDLKPQLVARLAEIDNCLYIKESTLEVTRVRDIIRLCGDRLTVFGGILGFESFVEGAQGWVAVASNVVPSQMARIFSLVADDGAIKEARELYLKYLPVIEFVGGQAYVAGSKALLGHMGFSVGNPRPPRLPLPAAQDAAALALVKRFELAWPASLSRASA; this is encoded by the coding sequence ATGAAGACGTTCCGTGGCACCTACACCGTCATGATCACCCCGTTTACGCCGGCCGGCGACGTCGATGTCGCATCGCTGCGGGCGTTCGTCGATTGGCAGATCGCGGAAGGCATCCATGGACTGATTCCGCTCGGCTCGACCGGCGAATTCCTGTCGCTCGATGACGACGAGAAGGCGCTGGTTGCCGACGTCGTTATCAGCCAGGCCGCAGGTCGCGTGCCGGTGCTGATCGGCACCGGCGCGGAGGATACGCGCGAGGTCGTGCGCCTCAGCCGTCGTGCCGAAAAACTAGGCGCGGATGGCGTGATGATCATTCCGCCGTTCTACTCGACGCCGACCGACGACGAGCTCGTCCACCATTACAAGACGGTGGCGGAGGCGATCTCGCTGCCGATCATGGTCTACAACAATCCGGCCACCGCCAATGTTGATCTCAAGCCGCAGCTCGTGGCGCGCCTCGCCGAGATCGACAACTGTCTCTATATCAAGGAGTCGACGCTGGAGGTGACGCGGGTGCGCGACATCATCCGCCTCTGCGGTGACAGGCTGACCGTGTTTGGCGGCATCCTCGGCTTCGAATCCTTCGTGGAAGGCGCGCAGGGTTGGGTGGCAGTCGCCTCCAATGTGGTGCCGTCGCAGATGGCGCGCATCTTCAGTCTCGTCGCCGATGACGGTGCGATCAAGGAGGCGCGCGAGCTCTACCTGAAATATCTGCCGGTGATCGAATTCGTCGGCGGCCAGGCCTATGTCGCCGGCAGCAAGGCGCTGCTCGGCCATATGGGTTTTTCGGTCGGCAATCCACGCCCGCCGCGGCTGCCGCTGCCGGCGGCGCAGGATGCGGCCGCGCTTGCGCTGGTCAAGCGGTTCGAATTGGCGTGGCCGGCATCCTTATCGCGGGCGAGCGCATGA
- a CDS encoding LacI family DNA-binding transcriptional regulator: MAQAARVSVSTASRALTGTGLTSERTQQRLTRIARELGYRPNPIARGLKTGQSRLVALLVHNLTNASFQVMAEVVQARLKALGYQMLLCIGGDDAQQESDTLTTLVDHRIDGLIVVPTGKNGAQLETLAKDVPIVCLVRRDDATDLETVLADDPQGAYLGTRHLIELGHKRIGLIVGRRDTTSGRERLSGYIRALRESDIPVDDTLIHAGHFVPETGATCCRALLDLPRPPSAIFVANHEATLGVLRVTAERNIAIPNDLSLLCYEDMPWFEWHRPAISIVDNGARDLANLAVDRLLHRMDAKGNGNDGVREYRVGARLVQRDSCRRFDAAKSAKSKSPPSKSSAAKSPATKPAKV, from the coding sequence GTGGCACAGGCGGCCCGTGTTTCGGTCAGCACTGCTTCCCGAGCACTGACCGGGACGGGCCTGACCAGCGAGCGCACGCAGCAGCGCTTGACGCGCATTGCGCGCGAGCTCGGCTATCGGCCGAACCCGATCGCGCGCGGCTTGAAGACCGGGCAGTCGCGGCTGGTCGCGCTGCTCGTGCACAATCTCACCAACGCCTCGTTCCAGGTGATGGCCGAAGTGGTGCAGGCGCGCCTCAAGGCGCTGGGTTATCAAATGCTTCTGTGCATCGGCGGCGACGATGCCCAGCAGGAGAGCGACACGCTCACCACGCTGGTCGACCACCGCATCGACGGGCTGATCGTGGTGCCCACCGGCAAGAACGGCGCGCAGCTCGAGACGCTCGCCAAGGACGTCCCGATCGTCTGCCTGGTGCGGCGCGATGACGCAACCGACCTCGAGACCGTGCTCGCCGACGATCCGCAAGGCGCCTATCTCGGCACCCGCCATCTGATCGAACTCGGCCACAAGCGCATCGGGCTGATCGTCGGCCGCAGGGACACGACATCCGGCCGCGAGCGTTTGTCCGGCTACATCCGCGCTTTGCGCGAGTCGGACATCCCCGTTGACGACACGTTGATTCACGCCGGCCATTTCGTGCCCGAGACCGGCGCGACCTGCTGCCGCGCCCTGCTCGATCTCCCGCGCCCGCCCAGCGCGATCTTCGTCGCCAATCACGAGGCAACGCTCGGCGTGCTGCGGGTGACGGCGGAGCGGAACATCGCGATCCCCAATGATCTGTCGCTGCTCTGCTACGAGGACATGCCGTGGTTCGAATGGCATCGCCCGGCGATTAGCATCGTCGACAACGGCGCGCGCGATCTCGCCAATCTCGCCGTCGACCGGCTGCTGCATCGCATGGACGCGAAGGGCAATGGTAATGATGGCGTGCGCGAATATCGTGTCGGCGCCCGGCTGGTGCAGCGCGATTCCTGTCGCCGGTTCGACGCTGCGAAGTCCGCGAAATCCAAATCTCCCCCGTCCAAATCGTCTGCGGCCAAGTCGCCTGCGACGAAGCCCGCGAAGGTCTGA
- a CDS encoding tautomerase family protein, whose translation MPYVEVLAPQVPPQRKAALARSVTDGLMSAFGVTADTITLYFLPIAPEDYAHAGTFGAQDTGMRILLKVHAFRRTEAERRAAAIALTRGVCSAYGVSGDDVAVYFLDRDKSEVSHNSKLASD comes from the coding sequence ATGCCCTATGTCGAAGTGCTCGCCCCGCAGGTTCCGCCCCAGCGCAAGGCCGCGCTGGCGCGGTCCGTCACCGACGGCCTGATGTCGGCCTTCGGCGTCACCGCGGATACGATCACGCTCTACTTCCTCCCCATTGCGCCGGAGGACTACGCCCATGCCGGCACGTTCGGCGCACAGGACACAGGCATGCGGATCCTGCTCAAGGTGCACGCCTTCCGCCGCACCGAGGCCGAGCGCCGCGCCGCCGCCATCGCCCTGACCCGCGGCGTGTGCAGCGCTTACGGCGTATCCGGTGACGATGTCGCGGTCTACTTCCTCGATCGCGACAAGAGCGAAGTGTCCCACAATTCCAAGCTCGCCAGCGACTGA